AACGTAACTCGAAGATATGGAATTGATTTTGTAAGATGAGAAGAGCCCACGACCCTCTTCTCTTCTTCTAAGCTATTTCGTGTGGGTGGAAAAGTTTTTTAATCTTTAAGTTGTTTGAAGGGCGCTATAGTTTTATATCATAATTGAACTGTAAGTATCCCCGTATCACAATATACCGGTTGTGAATATTTTGGCAGGAAATATACTTGAATCAGCAAAAGGAAATGGCAGCATCAGCCAGACTCTCAAATCCTACTTCAGGGTTCTCAAGCTGTCCCGGAAACCTACCCGGGAAGAGTTCTTGATGATCTCAAAAGTAGCAGGTGCAGGAATCCTCATTATCGGGTTCGTTGGGTTTGTAGTGTACGTGCTGTTAACTGAATTACCTAAATGGGTGTAAGTCATGAGTGACGATGCCGCTATATTTGTAGTAAAGACTACTGCAAATCAGGAACGTTCAGTTGCAGGCATGCTGGCACAGACCGCACGCAAGGAAAACCTTGATCTCCGTGCAATTCTGGCCCCGGATGAGCTGAAAGGCTATGTGCTTGTAGAAGCTCCTGATTCCGGAGTTGTGGAATTGGCAATTCAGACCGTTCCACATGCAAGAGCAGTTGTAAAGGGACAATCCAGTCTGGCGGAAATCATGCATTTCCTGACTCCAAAACCAACTGTCACCGGTATAACGGAAGGTGCAATTATCGAAGTTACTTCCGGTCCGTTCAAGGGAGAAAAAGCCCGTGTTAAGCGTGTGGATGAAGGGCATGAGGAAATCACAGTCGAGCTGTTTGATGCAGTGGTTCCAATTCCCATTACAATTCGCGGAGATACGGTAAGAATTCTCAGGAAAGAGGAAGAAGATTCCTGATTTTAAATTTATCAAACTAAAAAGGT
This genomic stretch from Methanohalophilus levihalophilus harbors:
- a CDS encoding protein translocase SEC61 complex subunit gamma, which codes for MLESAKGNGSISQTLKSYFRVLKLSRKPTREEFLMISKVAGAGILIIGFVGFVVYVLLTELPKWV
- a CDS encoding transcription elongation factor Spt5 is translated as MSDDAAIFVVKTTANQERSVAGMLAQTARKENLDLRAILAPDELKGYVLVEAPDSGVVELAIQTVPHARAVVKGQSSLAEIMHFLTPKPTVTGITEGAIIEVTSGPFKGEKARVKRVDEGHEEITVELFDAVVPIPITIRGDTVRILRKEEEDS